One window of the Rhinoraja longicauda isolate Sanriku21f chromosome 2, sRhiLon1.1, whole genome shotgun sequence genome contains the following:
- the LOC144608204 gene encoding transmembrane protein 276-like yields MGSQRPVGREREWSFAAASFLLFTVSLLAFRRTRKVNMGLAAGFLLQGFAGALGAILGLGLGGSSRGWGAGWHRQTRWACSVLGLPLLSFGYHWSSGERAAANALLSGGVVAAALSGPAGPAASAVAAAAPLSMLATALLTADGWACAGSLALLLAAALRPPYAHTLLTAAGVAALQRALDARRQAARTVTPTWHTWQ; encoded by the exons ATGGGGTCCCAGAGGCCGGTGGGCAGAGAGCGGGAGTGGAGCTTCGCGGCCGCCAGCTTCCTGCTGTTCACCGTGTCTCTGCTGGCCTTTCGCCGTACTCGGAAG GTGAACATGGGTTTGGCGGCGGGCTTCCTGTTGCAGGGGTTTGCGGGGGCGCTGGGGGCCATCCTGGGCCTGGGTCTGGGCGGCAGCAGCAGGGGCTGGGGCGCCGGCTGGCATCGGCAGACACGCTGGGCCTGCTCGGTCCTGGGgctgcccctcctctccttcgGCTACCACTGGAGCAGCGGCGAGCGGGCGGCTGCCAACGCGCTGCTGTCTGGAGGGGTAGTGGCGGCCGCTCTCTCGGGCCCGGCTGGCCCGGCTGCCTCGGCAGTGGCCGCCGCCGCCCCGCTCTCCATGCTGGCCACCGCACTCCTCACCGCTGACGGCTGGGCCTGCGCCGGCAGCCTGGCGCTCCTGCTCGCCGCTGCCCTGCGCCCTCCCTACGCCCACACACTGCTGACGGCCGCCGGAGTCGCCGCACTGCAGCGGGCACTGGATGCACGGCGCCAGGCGGCACGAACCGTGACCCCGACATGGCACACATGGCAGTAA